Proteins co-encoded in one Cytobacillus sp. NJ13 genomic window:
- the smpB gene encoding SsrA-binding protein SmpB, whose product MPKGTGKMVAQNKKAYHDYAIEETYEAGIVLQGTEIKSIRAGKVNLKDSYARIQNNEIYLFGMHVSPYEQGNRYNHDPLRTRKLLLHRKEISKLIGESKEVGYSIVPLKMYLKNGYAKVLIGLARGKKKYDKREDLKKKEAKREVERAFRERQKM is encoded by the coding sequence ATGCCAAAAGGAACTGGCAAAATGGTTGCGCAAAATAAAAAGGCCTATCATGACTATGCTATAGAAGAAACATACGAAGCGGGTATTGTTCTGCAGGGAACGGAAATTAAATCGATCCGTGCGGGCAAGGTGAATCTGAAGGACTCATATGCCAGAATTCAAAACAATGAAATTTATCTTTTCGGCATGCATGTCAGTCCTTATGAGCAGGGGAACCGCTACAATCACGACCCGCTAAGGACAAGAAAGCTTCTTTTGCATAGAAAAGAAATCAGCAAGCTGATTGGTGAGTCGAAGGAAGTCGGCTACTCGATCGTTCCATTAAAAATGTACCTCAAAAATGGATATGCCAAAGTTTTAATTGGCCTGGCGAGGGGTAAAAAGAAATATGACAAGCGTGAGGATCTGAAGAAGAAAGAAGCCAAGCGTGAAGTAGAGCGTGCTTTCCGCGAAAGGCAGAAAATGTAA
- a CDS encoding permease, with translation MTRLIRYRFFFILLFGLIILTFINQSVGWNAFQLTGKSILDMLFLLPPVLIFVGLLDKWVEKETLIRYMGEKSGIYGILFSLLLGIIAAGPLYVAFPIAALLLKKGASIRYIVFFLGVWTTAKLPVIVYEFASFGVKFTLIHICFGLLFFYLMGIIFEKFYKHRQLLRYDITKDV, from the coding sequence ATGACTAGATTAATAAGGTATCGTTTCTTTTTCATTTTATTATTTGGGCTCATTATCCTTACCTTTATAAACCAATCGGTGGGATGGAACGCATTTCAATTAACAGGAAAAAGCATTTTAGATATGCTGTTTCTACTCCCTCCTGTATTAATATTCGTAGGTTTGCTTGACAAATGGGTGGAGAAAGAAACACTTATAAGATATATGGGAGAAAAATCTGGAATCTATGGCATTTTGTTCTCCCTATTATTAGGAATAATTGCAGCTGGGCCCCTCTACGTAGCTTTTCCAATTGCAGCACTATTATTAAAAAAAGGAGCAAGCATACGCTATATTGTATTTTTTTTAGGAGTTTGGACAACTGCAAAATTACCGGTTATTGTATATGAATTTGCTTCATTTGGTGTTAAATTTACACTCATTCACATTTGTTTTGGATTGTTATTTTTCTATTTAATGGGTATTATTTTTGAAAAATTTTATAAGCATCGACAATTGTTAAGGTATGATATAACTAAAGACGTTTAG
- the tpiA gene encoding triose-phosphate isomerase, which produces MRKPIIAGNWKMHKTLPEAKVFLEEINGLVPGKEQVETVVCAPALFLERLVESSKGSDVEIGAQNMHFEESGAFTGEVSPVALEDLGVKYVILGHSERREMFNETDEAVNKKTLAAFKYNLTPIVCVGESLEQRESGETMDLVGSQVEKALNGLTEDQVKQTVIAYEPIWAIGTGKSSTSADANEVCAHIRSVVAKQFSQVAADAVRIQYGGSVKPGNIKEYMSQPDIDGALVGGASLEPEVFLQLLEAGKNE; this is translated from the coding sequence ATGCGTAAACCAATTATCGCAGGAAACTGGAAAATGCATAAAACACTTCCGGAAGCGAAAGTCTTTCTTGAAGAAATCAATGGCTTAGTGCCTGGGAAAGAGCAGGTAGAAACAGTTGTATGTGCACCTGCACTATTCTTGGAGCGACTTGTTGAAAGCTCAAAGGGTTCAGATGTTGAAATCGGCGCGCAAAACATGCACTTCGAAGAAAGCGGTGCTTTTACAGGCGAAGTCAGCCCTGTGGCACTTGAAGACCTTGGGGTAAAATATGTAATCCTTGGTCATTCCGAACGCCGGGAAATGTTTAATGAAACAGACGAGGCAGTTAACAAAAAAACTTTGGCTGCTTTTAAATACAATTTAACTCCTATCGTTTGTGTCGGTGAATCGCTTGAACAGCGTGAAAGCGGTGAAACGATGGATCTTGTAGGCTCGCAGGTGGAAAAAGCTCTTAATGGCTTAACAGAAGATCAGGTAAAACAGACTGTTATTGCGTATGAGCCAATCTGGGCAATCGGAACAGGCAAATCTTCCACATCTGCAGATGCGAATGAAGTATGTGCGCATATCCGCTCTGTTGTTGCGAAGCAATTTTCGCAAGTTGCTGCAGATGCAGTCCGCATTCAGTACGGCGGCAGCGTAAAGCCTGGAAATATTAAAGAATATATGAGCCAGCCTGATATTGATGGAGCTCTTGTAGGCGGCGCAAGCCTTGAGCCTGAAGTCTTCCTTCAATTATTGGAGGCAGGCAAGAATGAGTAA
- a CDS encoding carboxylesterase, whose translation MRVVAPKPFTFGNGKRAVLLLHGFTGNTADVRMMARFLETKGYTCHAPQYKGHGVPPEELVHTGPEDWWKDVMDGYEFLKNKGHKEIAVAGLSLGGVFSLKLGYTVPVKGIVPMCAPMYIKSEEVMYEGILNYAREYKRLEGKPEAQIEQEMEEFQKTPMNTLKALQELIADVRNHVDMIYSPTFVVQARHDHMINTDSANIIFNEVENDLKQLKWYEESGHVITLDKERDQLHEDVYAFLEKLDWEE comes from the coding sequence ATGAGAGTTGTTGCGCCAAAACCATTTACATTTGGAAATGGAAAAAGAGCAGTCCTGCTGCTGCATGGTTTCACTGGAAATACAGCAGATGTAAGAATGATGGCAAGATTTCTTGAAACAAAGGGCTACACCTGCCATGCACCGCAGTATAAGGGACATGGGGTTCCGCCTGAAGAGCTTGTTCATACAGGCCCGGAAGACTGGTGGAAAGATGTGATGGACGGGTACGAATTTCTAAAAAACAAGGGTCATAAAGAAATTGCAGTGGCCGGACTTTCCCTTGGCGGCGTATTTTCCCTTAAATTGGGTTACACTGTACCTGTAAAGGGTATTGTTCCGATGTGCGCACCTATGTACATAAAAAGCGAAGAAGTCATGTATGAAGGAATTCTGAACTACGCAAGAGAATATAAAAGACTTGAAGGAAAGCCGGAAGCACAAATTGAGCAGGAAATGGAAGAGTTCCAAAAGACACCGATGAATACATTAAAGGCACTCCAGGAGCTGATCGCGGATGTGCGCAATCATGTGGATATGATATACTCCCCAACATTTGTTGTACAGGCACGTCATGACCATATGATCAACACGGACAGTGCTAATATCATTTTTAATGAAGTGGAGAATGACTTAAAGCAGCTGAAGTGGTACGAAGAATCCGGGCACGTGATTACTCTCGATAAAGAGCGTGACCAGCTGCATGAAGATGTGTATGCGTTTTTAGAAAAGCTTGATTGGGAAGAATAA
- a CDS encoding YrhA family protein, whose product MAQWKELLIEIKKIEEKYGSSLRNPVTDVEISKLQLDIQEKLGNIELPKSYVDFLKTVNGLDFNGLVIYGVDEHLLDDQEVEDLQGFVDTNEIWYENEWQKQYIFLGDSDTAWYCLDLQKEIYLELDKPSGTLIQSFDSFDSMLTEALQTTLL is encoded by the coding sequence ATGGCCCAGTGGAAAGAATTATTGATTGAAATAAAAAAAATTGAAGAGAAATATGGAAGTTCACTAAGGAATCCAGTTACGGATGTAGAGATAAGCAAGTTGCAGTTGGACATTCAGGAGAAATTAGGGAATATTGAATTACCAAAGTCTTATGTAGATTTTTTGAAAACTGTAAATGGATTAGACTTTAATGGGTTGGTCATCTATGGTGTTGATGAACATCTACTTGATGACCAAGAAGTTGAAGATCTTCAGGGGTTTGTTGATACAAACGAGATTTGGTATGAAAATGAATGGCAAAAGCAATATATATTTTTGGGGGACTCTGATACAGCCTGGTACTGTTTAGACCTGCAGAAGGAAATATATCTTGAACTAGACAAACCCTCCGGAACCCTAATCCAATCATTTGATAGTTTTGATTCCATGTTAACTGAGGCTTTACAAACAACTTTATTATAA
- the gpmI gene encoding 2,3-bisphosphoglycerate-independent phosphoglycerate mutase yields MSKSPVALIILDGFALRGERMGNAVAQAKKPNFERYWNTYPNATLTASGEAVGLPEGQMGNSEVGHLNIGAGRIVYQSLTRVNVAIREGQFEKNETFRSAIDHVKKTGTDLHLMGLLSDGGVHSHIQHLFALLRMAAEEGVKNVYVHGFLDGRDVGPQTAAGYIKEAQEKMKEYGVGEFATISGRYYSMDRDKRWERVEKSYRSMVYGDGPSYSDPLDLVEDNYKNGIFDEFVIPSVITAEDGKPVATIKNNDAVIFYNFRPDRAIQISNTFTNKDFRSFDRGPGHPENLFFVCLTHFSETVDGYVAFKPTNLDNTLGEVLAQNGKTQLRIAETEKYPHVTFFMSGGREEKFPGEERILIDSPKVATYDLKPEMSAYEVTDALLKEIEADNFDAIILNFANPDMVGHSGMLEPTIKAVETVDECLGKIVDLIISKGGKAIITADHGNADEVVTLEGSPMTAHTTNPVPVIVTEDGAELRTDGILGDLAPTVLDLLGLEKPAEMTGTTLLKK; encoded by the coding sequence ATGAGTAAATCTCCAGTTGCATTAATCATCTTAGATGGTTTCGCATTGCGCGGCGAGCGGATGGGAAATGCCGTTGCCCAGGCAAAGAAACCAAACTTCGAACGCTACTGGAATACCTACCCTAACGCAACGCTGACAGCCAGCGGCGAAGCAGTAGGTCTTCCGGAAGGGCAAATGGGAAACTCTGAAGTAGGCCACTTAAACATCGGTGCAGGCCGGATTGTATATCAGAGTTTAACAAGAGTGAACGTGGCGATTCGTGAAGGACAGTTTGAGAAAAACGAAACGTTCCGTTCTGCGATTGACCATGTTAAAAAGACTGGCACGGATCTTCATTTGATGGGACTCCTTTCAGATGGAGGCGTTCACAGTCATATTCAGCACTTATTCGCACTGCTTCGTATGGCCGCTGAAGAAGGTGTGAAGAATGTCTATGTTCATGGATTCCTGGATGGACGTGATGTTGGCCCGCAAACAGCAGCAGGCTACATTAAAGAAGCGCAGGAAAAAATGAAGGAGTACGGAGTCGGCGAATTTGCGACGATTTCCGGACGCTATTATTCCATGGACCGCGACAAACGCTGGGAGCGTGTTGAAAAGTCTTACCGTTCCATGGTGTATGGTGATGGCCCTTCATACAGCGATCCCTTGGATTTAGTTGAAGATAACTATAAAAATGGTATCTTTGATGAGTTCGTCATTCCATCTGTCATTACTGCAGAAGATGGTAAACCGGTTGCAACAATTAAGAACAATGATGCAGTTATTTTCTATAATTTCCGTCCGGACAGGGCAATCCAGATTTCGAACACTTTTACAAATAAAGACTTCCGTTCCTTTGATAGAGGGCCAGGGCATCCGGAGAACTTGTTCTTCGTTTGTTTAACCCACTTCAGTGAAACAGTTGACGGATATGTAGCGTTCAAACCTACCAACCTTGATAACACTTTAGGTGAGGTTTTAGCGCAAAACGGAAAAACACAGCTCCGCATTGCGGAAACAGAAAAGTATCCGCACGTGACGTTCTTTATGAGCGGCGGGCGTGAAGAGAAATTCCCCGGCGAAGAGCGGATCCTGATCGACTCACCGAAAGTAGCTACCTATGACCTTAAGCCCGAGATGAGTGCTTATGAAGTGACGGACGCGTTGCTGAAGGAAATAGAGGCTGATAATTTCGATGCGATCATCCTGAACTTTGCCAACCCGGACATGGTGGGGCACTCAGGCATGCTTGAGCCTACGATCAAGGCGGTTGAAACGGTTGACGAATGCCTTGGCAAAATTGTTGATCTGATTATTTCTAAAGGCGGAAAAGCGATCATCACAGCTGACCATGGCAATGCCGATGAAGTTGTTACTTTGGAAGGCAGCCCAATGACCGCCCACACTACAAACCCGGTTCCAGTCATCGTTACAGAGGATGGTGCAGAACTCCGCACAGATGGAATTTTAGGAGATCTTGCTCCTACTGTCCTGGACCTGCTTGGACTGGAAAAACCTGCGGAAATGACAGGAACAACTTTATTGAAAAAGTAA
- a CDS encoding nuclease-related domain-containing protein, whose protein sequence is MKGLMPLIIKERKKSNFILSMNALLRRLPLSHPKRGLIESDLTKRKAGIRGEESVDYFLKDLPEFIIVKDIRLSNGNGDFYQIDMLLLCPNFLLTLEIKNISGTIYFDPAFNQLIQSMQEKERGFLDPLIQAKRQQKELAKWLADRKIHTPIEYLVVISNPSTIIKTPSYHKVALEKVLHASHLRERIDRLKEKYPEEKLTDREIRKLSRAITNKHIPANYSVLKYYDIDIKEIITGIQCPACSRFSLKRVRGTWKCGNCLTADKEAHIRTLHDYFLLISSSITNQQFREFTHLSSSNIAKKLLTALKLPYTGSYKDRTYQLSADFFESLHFTGRK, encoded by the coding sequence GTGAAAGGACTGATGCCATTGATCATAAAAGAGCGGAAGAAATCAAATTTTATTCTAAGCATGAACGCTTTATTGAGAAGACTGCCGCTATCACATCCAAAAAGGGGTCTCATTGAAAGTGATTTAACGAAGCGAAAAGCAGGTATTCGCGGAGAAGAATCTGTGGATTACTTTTTAAAAGATTTACCTGAGTTCATAATTGTTAAAGATATTCGGCTTTCCAATGGAAACGGAGACTTCTATCAAATCGATATGCTTCTCCTATGCCCAAACTTCCTTCTTACCCTCGAAATTAAGAACATCTCCGGCACTATTTATTTTGACCCCGCATTTAACCAGCTGATTCAGAGCATGCAAGAAAAGGAAAGAGGTTTTCTTGATCCTTTAATACAAGCTAAAAGGCAGCAAAAGGAACTTGCAAAATGGCTAGCTGATCGTAAGATTCACACACCCATTGAGTACCTTGTTGTGATCAGCAATCCTTCTACTATTATCAAGACTCCCTCTTATCACAAAGTGGCCTTAGAAAAGGTGCTGCATGCGAGCCATTTGAGAGAAAGGATAGATAGACTAAAGGAGAAATATCCTGAAGAGAAATTAACAGACAGAGAGATCAGAAAGTTAAGCAGAGCTATTACAAATAAACATATCCCTGCGAATTACAGTGTCCTAAAATACTATGACATTGATATAAAAGAGATTATTACCGGCATTCAATGTCCTGCCTGCAGCCGATTTTCACTTAAAAGGGTGCGGGGCACCTGGAAATGCGGTAATTGCCTTACTGCTGATAAGGAAGCACATATTAGAACCCTCCATGATTACTTTCTTTTGATTAGTTCCTCCATTACGAATCAACAATTTCGGGAATTCACCCATTTATCTTCCTCAAATATTGCCAAAAAGCTGCTGACTGCGCTGAAACTTCCCTATACCGGTTCATACAAGGACCGAACCTATCAATTATCTGCCGATTTTTTTGAGAGTCTTCATTTTACCGGCCGAAAATGA
- a CDS encoding helix-turn-helix transcriptional regulator: MKHTGRHTGAFLLLFLTEGDSYGGKLLQKCEEELPINPIDSAILYRTLKTLEKEGAVESYLDTSNQDKLIKMYKITTVGKRKLEDFQIDIEEKKKNLSFFLNKYNEWKDSHHD; this comes from the coding sequence ATGAAACATACAGGGAGACATACAGGTGCATTTCTTCTGCTGTTTTTAACAGAGGGAGATAGCTATGGAGGGAAACTCCTGCAGAAATGTGAAGAAGAGCTTCCCATCAATCCAATTGATAGTGCCATTCTTTATCGAACATTAAAAACATTAGAGAAAGAAGGTGCTGTTGAATCTTATTTGGACACATCTAATCAAGATAAGCTGATAAAAATGTACAAAATTACTACAGTTGGAAAAAGAAAATTAGAAGATTTTCAAATAGATATAGAAGAAAAAAAGAAGAACTTATCATTTTTCTTAAATAAATACAATGAATGGAAGGATTCTCATCATGATTAA
- a CDS encoding HNH endonuclease signature motif containing protein, translating to MKDGLNPKGWQVHHNLPLDDGGTNDFTNLVMIKNDPYHKAVTNEQNSLTRELTPTQSKKINWPMFEDEVYPPEPFK from the coding sequence ATGAAAGATGGCCTTAATCCAAAGGGATGGCAAGTCCATCACAATTTACCTTTAGATGATGGTGGTACCAATGATTTTACTAACTTGGTAATGATAAAAAATGATCCATATCATAAAGCAGTTACCAATGAACAAAACTCTCTAACAAGAGAATTAACTCCTACACAAAGTAAGAAGATTAATTGGCCAATGTTTGAAGATGAGGTTTACCCACCGGAACCTTTTAAATAA
- the rnr gene encoding ribonuclease R, translating to MENNIQQLIDKLLHYMKDEAYKPLTVQELEAAFGIEDSTGFKDFVKALVVMEEKGLVVRTRSNRYGLPEKMNLIRGKLSGHAKGFAFVIPEEQGMDDIFIPPNETNNALNGDIVLARVTTESSGQRREGTIVRILERGVTQIVGTYTESKHFGFVIPDDKKFASDIFIPKSASKGAVEGHKVVVKLTTYPEGRKSAEGEVIDILGHKNDPGVDILSVIHKHGLPLEFPDEVLKHAEETPDTIDPSELENRRDLRNEVIVTIDGADAKDLDDAVMVQKLENGHYRLGVHIADVTYYVREDSPIDREAEERATSVYLVDRVIPMIPHRLSNGICSLNPKVDRLTLSCEMEITPDGEVVNHEIFQSVIKTTERMTYSDVNKILEEQDEELINRYQSLVPMFELMKELSLILRKKRMHRGAIDFDFKEAKVIVDEEGNPTEVALRERSIAERLIEEFMLAANETVAEHFHWMDVPFIYRIHEDPKEDKLRRFFEFITNFGYIVKGTANSVHPRALQEIIEEVQGKPEEMVVSTVMLRSMQQAKYFEESLGHFGLSTEFYTHFTSPIRRYPDLIVHRLIRTYLIEGKLDQATREKWNAQLPDIAEHSSNMERRAVEAERETDELKKAEYMADKIGEEYDGIISSVTNFGMFVELPNTIEGLIHVSYMTDDYYRYDERQMAMIGERTGNVFRIGDEITVRVVNVNKDERSIDFEIVGMKGTRRREPREAPKVFKTGSTEKKPRRSKSDQGKGNSSGGPRKKKEKKHYENAPKAKRKKKKR from the coding sequence ATGGAAAATAATATACAACAGCTGATCGACAAGCTGCTTCATTATATGAAAGATGAAGCGTATAAGCCATTGACGGTTCAGGAGCTTGAAGCCGCGTTTGGAATAGAGGATTCCACTGGCTTCAAAGATTTCGTCAAGGCACTTGTTGTCATGGAGGAAAAAGGGCTTGTCGTCAGAACGAGAAGCAATCGCTATGGCTTGCCGGAAAAAATGAATTTGATCCGCGGCAAGCTTTCCGGCCATGCAAAGGGATTTGCCTTTGTCATTCCGGAAGAGCAGGGAATGGATGATATTTTTATCCCGCCCAATGAAACAAATAATGCCTTAAATGGCGATATCGTTCTTGCGCGTGTGACGACTGAGAGTTCAGGACAGAGGCGGGAAGGTACGATTGTCCGCATCTTAGAACGCGGTGTGACACAAATTGTCGGAACCTATACGGAAAGCAAGCATTTTGGATTTGTTATCCCGGATGATAAAAAGTTTGCCAGTGATATTTTTATCCCCAAATCAGCATCAAAAGGTGCTGTTGAAGGGCACAAGGTCGTTGTAAAACTGACCACTTATCCAGAAGGCAGAAAGAGTGCAGAAGGAGAAGTTATCGACATACTTGGACATAAAAACGACCCGGGTGTGGATATTCTCTCTGTTATTCACAAGCATGGCCTTCCGCTGGAGTTTCCGGATGAGGTGCTCAAGCATGCCGAGGAAACGCCGGATACGATTGATCCAAGCGAACTGGAAAACCGCCGGGATCTTAGAAACGAAGTCATCGTTACCATTGACGGCGCTGATGCGAAAGACCTTGATGACGCGGTAATGGTCCAAAAGCTTGAAAACGGCCATTACAGACTGGGTGTCCATATTGCGGATGTTACTTATTATGTACGCGAAGACTCACCAATCGACCGGGAGGCTGAAGAGCGGGCAACCTCCGTTTATTTAGTGGACCGGGTAATCCCGATGATCCCGCATCGCTTATCAAACGGCATTTGCTCATTGAATCCGAAAGTGGACCGTCTTACTCTTTCTTGTGAGATGGAAATCACACCGGATGGAGAAGTCGTGAATCACGAGATTTTCCAGAGTGTGATTAAGACAACCGAACGGATGACTTATTCAGATGTGAATAAGATTTTAGAAGAGCAGGACGAAGAACTTATCAACAGGTACCAATCGCTTGTGCCGATGTTCGAGCTGATGAAGGAGCTTTCTCTGATCTTACGTAAAAAGAGAATGCATCGCGGAGCCATCGACTTTGATTTTAAAGAAGCGAAAGTCATAGTGGATGAAGAGGGCAATCCGACAGAGGTGGCATTGCGTGAACGCTCGATTGCGGAGCGCCTGATTGAAGAGTTTATGCTCGCAGCCAATGAAACTGTTGCTGAGCACTTCCATTGGATGGATGTACCTTTCATTTACCGTATCCATGAAGATCCGAAGGAAGATAAGCTGAGAAGATTTTTCGAGTTTATTACAAACTTCGGCTATATCGTAAAAGGAACAGCCAATTCCGTTCACCCGCGTGCTCTTCAGGAAATCATTGAAGAGGTTCAGGGCAAGCCGGAAGAAATGGTTGTATCCACAGTGATGCTCCGCTCCATGCAGCAGGCGAAGTACTTTGAAGAGAGCCTTGGTCACTTCGGGTTATCAACAGAGTTTTACACACACTTCACATCACCGATTCGCCGTTACCCGGACCTAATTGTCCACAGACTAATCCGCACCTATTTAATTGAAGGAAAGCTGGATCAGGCGACAAGGGAAAAGTGGAACGCACAGCTCCCGGATATTGCTGAGCATTCTTCCAATATGGAGCGCCGTGCAGTTGAAGCGGAACGTGAAACAGATGAGCTTAAGAAAGCGGAATATATGGCTGATAAAATTGGCGAGGAATATGATGGCATAATCAGCTCTGTTACGAACTTTGGAATGTTTGTCGAGCTTCCAAACACGATTGAAGGCCTTATTCATGTCAGCTATATGACGGACGATTATTACCGCTATGACGAGCGCCAGATGGCGATGATTGGCGAGCGTACGGGCAATGTTTTCCGCATAGGCGACGAGATCACTGTTCGTGTCGTCAATGTAAATAAAGACGAACGTTCGATTGATTTTGAAATCGTCGGCATGAAGGGGACCCGCAGACGGGAACCAAGAGAAGCTCCAAAGGTGTTCAAGACCGGAAGCACTGAGAAAAAGCCGCGCAGAAGTAAGTCTGACCAGGGAAAAGGAAATAGTTCAGGCGGCCCGAGAAAGAAAAAAGAGAAAAAGCATTACGAAAATGCGCCAAAAGCAAAGCGGAAGAAAAAGAAACGGTAA
- the eno gene encoding phosphopyruvate hydratase — translation MPFIEQVYAREVLDSRGNPTIEVEVLTESGFFGRAIVPSGASTGEHEAVELRDGDKSRYLGKGVQKAVDNVNNLIADAVIGLDVTDQVGIDRTMIALDGTENKGKLGANAILGVSMACAHAAAESVGLPLYRYLGGFNAKQLPTPMMNIINGGSHADNNVDFQEFMIMPVGAPTFKEAIRMGAEVFHSLKKVLSGKGLNTAVGDEGGFAPNLGSNREALEVIIEAITNAGYEAGKDIFLAMDVASSEFYNKETGKYDLAGEGRTGLTSEDMVNFYEELVNEFPIISIEDGLDENDWEGHKLLTDRIGGKVQLVGDDLFVTNTKKLAQGIEQGVGNSILIKVNQIGTLTETFEAIEMAKRAGYTAVVSHRSGETEDATIADIAVATNAGQIKTGSMSRTDRIAKYNQLLRIEDELGDLAVYDGLKSFYNLSK, via the coding sequence ATGCCATTTATTGAACAAGTATATGCTCGTGAAGTATTAGATTCCCGCGGTAACCCAACAATTGAAGTTGAAGTTTTAACAGAATCAGGATTTTTTGGCCGTGCCATCGTTCCTTCTGGAGCATCCACTGGTGAGCACGAAGCAGTAGAACTTCGTGACGGCGACAAGTCCCGCTACCTTGGAAAAGGTGTTCAAAAAGCAGTAGACAACGTGAACAATCTGATTGCTGACGCTGTTATCGGCTTGGATGTAACGGATCAGGTTGGCATCGACCGCACAATGATCGCGTTAGATGGAACTGAAAACAAAGGCAAGCTTGGTGCGAATGCAATCCTTGGCGTATCCATGGCTTGTGCACATGCTGCTGCCGAGTCTGTAGGACTTCCATTATACCGTTACCTTGGCGGCTTCAACGCGAAGCAGCTTCCAACACCAATGATGAACATCATCAACGGCGGATCTCACGCTGACAACAACGTAGACTTCCAGGAATTCATGATCATGCCTGTAGGAGCTCCTACTTTCAAGGAAGCAATCCGCATGGGTGCTGAAGTATTCCATTCATTGAAGAAAGTTCTATCTGGCAAAGGCTTAAACACTGCTGTAGGTGACGAAGGCGGATTCGCTCCAAACCTTGGCTCTAACCGTGAAGCTCTTGAAGTAATCATTGAAGCAATCACTAATGCTGGCTACGAAGCAGGCAAAGACATTTTCCTTGCTATGGATGTTGCTTCCTCTGAGTTCTACAACAAAGAAACTGGCAAATACGATCTTGCAGGTGAAGGCCGTACGGGCTTAACTTCAGAAGATATGGTTAACTTCTACGAAGAGCTTGTAAACGAGTTCCCAATCATCTCAATTGAAGATGGTCTTGACGAAAACGACTGGGAAGGCCACAAGCTATTAACTGACCGCATCGGCGGCAAAGTTCAGCTTGTTGGTGACGACCTGTTCGTTACAAACACGAAGAAGCTTGCTCAAGGAATCGAGCAGGGCGTAGGCAACTCAATCTTGATCAAAGTAAACCAAATCGGTACATTAACGGAAACATTTGAAGCAATCGAAATGGCGAAGCGCGCTGGCTACACTGCAGTTGTATCTCACCGTTCCGGTGAAACAGAAGATGCTACAATCGCTGATATCGCCGTTGCAACAAACGCTGGCCAGATCAAAACTGGTTCAATGTCACGTACAGACCGTATAGCTAAATACAACCAGCTTCTTCGCATCGAAGACGAGCTTGGCGATTTAGCTGTATATGATGGATTAAAATCTTTCTATAACTTGAGCAAGTAA
- the secG gene encoding preprotein translocase subunit SecG gives MHTLLITLLVIVSIGLIVVVLLQSGKSAGLSGAISGGAEQLFGKQKARGIDLILHRITIVLSVLFFILTVLVSYFAI, from the coding sequence ATGCATACATTATTGATTACCCTTTTAGTCATAGTTTCGATTGGCCTTATTGTAGTTGTACTCCTTCAGTCTGGTAAAAGCGCAGGTCTTTCCGGTGCCATTTCAGGGGGAGCTGAGCAGCTTTTTGGAAAGCAAAAAGCACGCGGGATTGATCTGATTCTTCACCGCATTACGATCGTTCTATCTGTTTTATTCTTTATCCTTACTGTTTTGGTTTCTTATTTCGCGATATAA